The Microbacterium forte sequence ACACCGACGACGGCGAACGGCAGAGTCGTCACCTCGGGGGCATAGGCACGGGTGAAGGCGGACGCCGAACCGGTGAAGCCGATGCCCTGCAGCGATTCGGTGAGTCCGGGATAGCCGTTCAGCGACTCCGTCGAGTCCGAGATCTCGGGGATGACCAGCACTGCGGCGTCTGCAGCGCTTCCGGGGAATTGATCTGAGGTGCGCGAGAGCGCGGGAAGCGTCATGACTCCATCCTAGGTCGGCCGCGTGTCCGGTCGCCGAGCGGGTGTTCGCTCTCAGCTTGAAGGTCACCGCCCGGCCGTCCGACGCTGCTCGTAGCATTGACTCATGCCCTTCTCCGGAGAGATACATGAACGTGTAGCGAACGCGCCGGTCGTGCCGCGCGGACTGCCCCTGGTCCTGCTCCTCACGGGTTTCACCGACGCGGGCAACGCCGTCTCGGGGCTCATCGAGCACCTGCGCGAGACGACCTCTCCCCAGCCGGTCGTGGTCTTCGACAACGACGTGCTCCTCGACTACCGCGCGCGTCGCCCGGTGATCTCGTTCGATCAGGACCATCTGACCGAGTTCCGCCCCGCACGGCTCGAACTGTCGCTCGCGACCGATGCTCTCGGCCAGAAGTTCCTCCTCCTCGCCGGGTACGAGCCCGATTTCGCGTGGAACGAGTTCGCGCGCACGGTGCTCGAACTCGCCGACGAATTCGAGGTGTCAGGGCTCAACTGGGTGCACTCGATCGCCATGCCCGTGCCGCACACCCGCCCCATCGGCACGACTGTGAGCGGCAACAGGCGCGAGCTCACCGTGGCGCATTCCGTCTGGCGTCCGCGCACGCAGGTGCCGGCGACCGCGGGCCACCTCCTCGAGTTCCGCTTCGCCGAGCACGGCGAGCGGGTCGTCGGCTTCGTGCTGCTGGTGCCCCACTACCTCGCCGAGACCGAGAACCCCGACGCCGTGATCGCGGCGGCCGAGAAGCTGATGGCCGCGACCGGCCTGGTGATCCTGCTCGACGAGGTGCAGGAACGCCGAGAGGACTATCGCACCCGCGTCGATGATCAGGTGATCGGCAACGACGAGCTGCAGCAGATGGTGCAGGGGCTCGAGCGCCGGTATGACGCCTATATGGCCGGCCGTGACCCCGAGGACGGGTCGTACGACGAGGGTGGTTTCAACGAGCGCGACCTGCCGAGCGCTGACGAACTGGCTGCAGAGCTCGAGCGCTATCTCGCCTCTCGCCCCAGCGGCGACGAGGACAAACCGGGTCGAGGCTGACGTCGAAGGCGCGAACTTCGGGCGATTGCACCGGCATGCCCACACGTGTGCGATACTAGGAGTCTGACCCGTTGTCAATCGATCTTTCCGGAGATCTGACTTGACAAGGGTCTTACTAGTGTCCGAAATGCTCCGGGGCCTGCGAGCGGCCCCGTGAAAGGCGAAACGTGACTCCTGCCACGACGAAGAAGACCCGGACGAAGAAGACCGCCGACGCTCCCGAGGTCGACGCTCCCGTCGAGGAGGCGGCTGAGAAGCCGGCCCCCAAGACGGCAGCGCAGCGGGCCGCCGCCAAGCGCGCGCCCGCGAAGAAGAAGAAGGCCGAAGACATCGTCGAAGACGACGAGACTCCTCCCGCCGCAGAGCCCGACGAGGACGACGAGGACTCGAAGCCGAAGTTCACTGAGCCTCTGCCGACAGGTGCCATCGTCATCTCGTCGAATGACGACGAAGACGTGCCCGTCTACTCGACGCAGATCACCGGTGCGACCGCCGACCCTGTCAAGGACTACCTGAAGCAGATCGGAAAGGTCGCCCTGCTGAACGCGGCCGAAGAGGTCGAGCTCGCGATGCGCATCGAGGCCGGGCTGTTCGCCGAGGAGAAGCTCTCCACGATGACTGCTGCCGAGAAGGCCAGCCAGCTCGGACTCGACCTGCAGTGGGTCGCCCGCGACGGCCAGCGTGCGAAGAGCCACCTGCTGGGTGCCAACCTGCGTCTCGTCGTCTCCCTCGCCAAGCGCTACACCGGTCGCGGCATGCAGTTCCTGGACCTGATCCAGGAGGGCAACCTCGGCCTGATCCGCGCGGTCGAGAAGTTCGACTACACCAAGGGCTTCAAGTTCTCGACGTACGCCACCTGGTGGATCCGTCAGGCGATCACGCGTGCCATGGCCGACCAGGCCCGCACGATCCGCATCCCGGTGCACATGGTCGAGGTCATCAACAAGCTGGCCCGCGTGCAGCGCCAGATGCTGCAGGACCTGGGTCGCGAACCCACGCCCGAAGAGCTCAGCCGCGAGCTGGACATGACGCCCGAGAAGGTCGTCGAGGTGCAGAAGTACGGCCGCGAGCCGATCTCGCTGCACACTCCGCTCGGTGAAGACGGGGACAGCGAGTTCGGCGACCTCATCGAGGACACCGAGGCCGTGGTCCCGGCCGATGCCGTGGGCTTCACGATGCTGCAGCGCCAGCTGGAGCAGCTGCTCGACTCGCTGTCCGAGCGCGAGGCCGGTGTCATCCGGATGCGCTTCGGACTCGGTGACGGGCAGCCCAAGACGCTCGACCAGATCGGTGACACGTTCGGCGTGACGCGTGAGCGCATCCGTCAGATCGAGTCGAAGACGATGGCGAAGCTGCGCCACCCGAGCCGCTCGCAGTCGCTGCGGGACTACCTCGAGTGATGCAGGCGAACGAGGGCAAGGCGCTCGAGGCGAGCGTCGACGGCAAGAGCTACGCGCGCATCCCCCTGCGGACGCGCGTCGTCATGCCCGATGACGACCTCGAGTCGGTCGTCATGGAGTACGCGAAGGATGCGGTGCAGCCGGGCGACCTGCTATTCGTGACCGAGAAGATCGTGGCGATCACGCAGGGTCGGTCGTACCGGCTCGACGAGATCTCGCCGCGACCTCTCGCACGCTTCCTCTCGCGATACGTCGTCCGCACCTCCTACGGGATCGGTCTCGGAATGCCAGAGACCATGGAGATGGCGCTGCGCGAGTGCGGCACCCTGCGGATCCTGTTCGCTGCCGGTGTCTCGGTCATCACCAAGGCCTTCGGGCGCCGAGGCGACTTCTACCGCATCGCCGGCGACAAGGCCCGTGCGATCGACGGCCCGACGAAGAACACGATCCCGCCGTACAACCAGGCAGTCGTGCTCGGCCCGAAGAACCCGCGCGAGGTCGCAGTGCGCCTGAAGAAGATGCTCGGTGGGAACCTCGAAGTGGCCGTCGTCGACATCAACGACATCGGCGGCAACATCCTCGGTTCGACGCTCGATAAGGCAGGCGAGCGTCGACTCGTTCAGATCCTGGGCGACAACCCGCTCGGACAGGCCACGCAGTCGACGCCCATGGGCATCGTCCGCGAGGTCTGACCTCCTCGAGTCGCACGTCGCAGCAAGAAGGCCCGGATGCTCAGCATCCGGGCCTTCTGCATTCCTGTCGTGCGGTCAGAATCCGATCGCGGCCTGATAGCGCGGCTTGTGCCCTGTGCGGATGCCGGTGACGCTCGGCTTGTTCTCGTACACGCCGGCACCCCAGTTGCCCTCGACCAGAACCGGACCGTCGGGGGTGACCACGACATCCCAGCCGACGTACTGGATCTGCGGCACGACACGAGCGACCTGATCCACGAACTCGCGGACCTCATCCATCAACGGCAGCTGGAAGTCGGCGATGGGGAAGCCGGAGTCCGGGTGCGTGACGTGCACGTGACCGTGGGAGTCGTATCCGGAGCCCACGGAGTGACCGCTCTCGTCGAGCATCGTGTAGAAGCCGCCGAAGCTCATCTGGTCGCTCACCGCGCCGCGTCCGAACTTCTGAGCCATCGCGAGGATGTGCGTCTTCTCGCCATCGAAGAACGCGGTGATGCGCGTGGTGTTGACGGTTCCGGGGCAGACGGCCGCGAGATCGGCGTGCTGGCGGATGACCTCTTCGACGAGAACCTGCTTCTTCGACAGGAGCTCGGCATGGAACGCGTCCCAGTCGGTGACGTCGGCGGCGTGATAGCGGTGCACACCGGTGCCCGCCTGCCCGTGGGTCTCCTTGACGACGATCGTCCCCTGGCGCTCGGTAAAGTCACGCAGCTCGTCTGCGTTGCCCTCGGTGATGAGCATCCATTCGCGCTTGAGGAATGCGTCGAAGACGGCGTTGAACTCCGCCTTGTCGTGGAACAGGTGGCGGTAGTCCGGGTGGTCGTACTTCTGGGAGATCTCGTTCGACACCGGGTGGGTCATGAACGTGTCGCGCTCCGCCTTGGTGAGGATCGCGAAGTCGTAGTCGATGTAGTCCTGGAACCCGACGTTGTGTCGCCCGGCGGACCACAGCATGTCGACGACCACGAGCGGCACCGCCTTGCCGTGCTGAGATGACGCCTCTTTGGCCCTCTCGATGACCGAGGCGACGTCGATGCGGCGGGCGCGCGCCAGCAGGTAGCGGACGCGGGGCGCGAGGGAAAAGCGTGACATGGATCTCCAAGTTCGGGGTCCCCTCCAGTCTACGGTGGGTGCGCAGGGCATCCTGAGAAGGCGGAGCTAGGCTGGAAACGTGTGTGAGAAGACTTCGAGTTCTCGTCCGCGCGCGATGATCTCGCGGTCGGCGCTGGCGGCCGCATCGACCGCCGCTGTCGCCGCCGGGGGCCGCGTGGCCGACCTTCGCCGGGATGCCTGGGGGCACGGAGTGCTCGCTGTCGCTCACGCCGTCGTCGCGGCCGGAGCGGCCTCCGTGCGGGTCGACTACGCCACCGAGGCGGAGGCGCTGGCGCTCGAGGGCATCGACGCGGTGACGGACGGCGATGCCGATATCGACCCGTTCCTGCTCTACGGTTTGCCTGACCCTGACGGAACTCTGCGGACGAGGCCGGTGATGCGCCTGGTCGGCAGAGTGCTCTCCACCAAGCCGCTGGCCGCCGGAGACGCGGTCTCCTACGGCTACACGCATCGAGCGACGCGCGATACGACTGCCGCACTGGTCACCGGCGGATACGCGCAGGGAATCGTCCGTGCTCTCGGCAACGCCGCCCACGTCGAGATCGAGGGCGTTCAACGGCCGATCATCGGGCGCGTCGCGATGGACGTGTGCGTGATCGATCTGCAAGGCACTGCCTCCGTCGCCACCGGAGCCGATGCCACCTATTTCGGAGGGCGCGGACCTGCCGCTCCCTCCCTCGCGAGATGGGGCGCGGTGACAGGACTCACGATCGCCGAGCTCGTCACCGTCGCAGGCTCCCACGCGGAGCGGGGGTGGGAGGCGTGAGCCGTCCGGAACTGCGCGTGGATATAGAGAGGTTCAGGTCGAACATCCGTGCCGTGCGCGATCGCATCGCTCCGTCGGCGCTGATGATCGTGCTCAAAGACGACGCCTACGGTCACGGTCTGCGCTGGGCCGTGGAGGCCGCGAGAGGAATGGGCGTCGACTGGTACGGGGCGTACGACGTCCGCAGTGGTGTCGAGGCAAGACGCGTGCTGGGTGACACGGGGCGTATCTTCGCATGGGCCACCTCGACCGATGACGAGGTCGACGAAGCGTTGCGCGCACGCATCGACCTGGGAGTCGGATCAGCGGAGTACCTGTCGCGCATCACGGCGCTGGCTGCGCGACGGGGACTGCGGGCGCGGATCCATCTGAAGATCGACACCGGTCTGCATCGCAACGGGCTGCTTCCGGCCGAGTGGGAACGCACCATCGCCGAGGTGCGCGCCGGTGAGGCCGCAGGGCACCTGGAGCTCGTGGGAATCTGGAGCCATCTCGCCGAGGCGAGCGATGACGAGGACGACGAGGCTCAGACCCTTTTCCTCGACGCCGTGCGCGTGGCGGAGCAGTCGGGTGCGACACCCGAGGCGCTGCACCTGACGGCATCCGCCGCGTCCTGGTGGCGCCCCGAGCTTCGCGGCTCGGTGTCGCGGATCGGAGCGTTCTGCTACGGCGTCCGTTCGGCGGACGGCCCCGATCTTGCCGGGGTGGCACCGGTCGCGGAGCTCACTGCGACGGTCGTCGACATCGTCGACGGTGATGCCGTGGTGGGCATCGGCGCATTCGACGGCATCCCGTCGACGCTGGCAGGGGCCCGAGTCGGCACCCTCGCGGGGGCTCGCGAGCTTCTGCGCATCGACGCGGTGACCTCGGTGGTCGAGGGGTGGCCGGGAATGCGGATCGGCGACTCGGTCTGGATGTTCGGCGCAGGAGATCATGGCGAGTCGAGCGCGACGACCCTCGCCGAGCGCATCGACACCGTCGGTGAGGAGATCCTCACCCGACTCACCGC is a genomic window containing:
- a CDS encoding proteasome assembly chaperone family protein; the encoded protein is MPFSGEIHERVANAPVVPRGLPLVLLLTGFTDAGNAVSGLIEHLRETTSPQPVVVFDNDVLLDYRARRPVISFDQDHLTEFRPARLELSLATDALGQKFLLLAGYEPDFAWNEFARTVLELADEFEVSGLNWVHSIAMPVPHTRPIGTTVSGNRRELTVAHSVWRPRTQVPATAGHLLEFRFAEHGERVVGFVLLVPHYLAETENPDAVIAAAEKLMAATGLVILLDEVQERREDYRTRVDDQVIGNDELQQMVQGLERRYDAYMAGRDPEDGSYDEGGFNERDLPSADELAAELERYLASRPSGDEDKPGRG
- a CDS encoding RNA polymerase sigma factor yields the protein MTPATTKKTRTKKTADAPEVDAPVEEAAEKPAPKTAAQRAAAKRAPAKKKKAEDIVEDDETPPAAEPDEDDEDSKPKFTEPLPTGAIVISSNDDEDVPVYSTQITGATADPVKDYLKQIGKVALLNAAEEVELAMRIEAGLFAEEKLSTMTAAEKASQLGLDLQWVARDGQRAKSHLLGANLRLVVSLAKRYTGRGMQFLDLIQEGNLGLIRAVEKFDYTKGFKFSTYATWWIRQAITRAMADQARTIRIPVHMVEVINKLARVQRQMLQDLGREPTPEELSRELDMTPEKVVEVQKYGREPISLHTPLGEDGDSEFGDLIEDTEAVVPADAVGFTMLQRQLEQLLDSLSEREAGVIRMRFGLGDGQPKTLDQIGDTFGVTRERIRQIESKTMAKLRHPSRSQSLRDYLE
- a CDS encoding coenzyme F420-0:L-glutamate ligase — translated: MQANEGKALEASVDGKSYARIPLRTRVVMPDDDLESVVMEYAKDAVQPGDLLFVTEKIVAITQGRSYRLDEISPRPLARFLSRYVVRTSYGIGLGMPETMEMALRECGTLRILFAAGVSVITKAFGRRGDFYRIAGDKARAIDGPTKNTIPPYNQAVVLGPKNPREVAVRLKKMLGGNLEVAVVDINDIGGNILGSTLDKAGERRLVQILGDNPLGQATQSTPMGIVREV
- a CDS encoding sugar-transfer associated ATP-grasp domain-containing protein; amino-acid sequence: MSRFSLAPRVRYLLARARRIDVASVIERAKEASSQHGKAVPLVVVDMLWSAGRHNVGFQDYIDYDFAILTKAERDTFMTHPVSNEISQKYDHPDYRHLFHDKAEFNAVFDAFLKREWMLITEGNADELRDFTERQGTIVVKETHGQAGTGVHRYHAADVTDWDAFHAELLSKKQVLVEEVIRQHADLAAVCPGTVNTTRITAFFDGEKTHILAMAQKFGRGAVSDQMSFGGFYTMLDESGHSVGSGYDSHGHVHVTHPDSGFPIADFQLPLMDEVREFVDQVARVVPQIQYVGWDVVVTPDGPVLVEGNWGAGVYENKPSVTGIRTGHKPRYQAAIGF
- a CDS encoding alanine racemase translates to MCEKTSSSRPRAMISRSALAAASTAAVAAGGRVADLRRDAWGHGVLAVAHAVVAAGAASVRVDYATEAEALALEGIDAVTDGDADIDPFLLYGLPDPDGTLRTRPVMRLVGRVLSTKPLAAGDAVSYGYTHRATRDTTAALVTGGYAQGIVRALGNAAHVEIEGVQRPIIGRVAMDVCVIDLQGTASVATGADATYFGGRGPAAPSLARWGAVTGLTIAELVTVAGSHAERGWEA
- a CDS encoding alanine racemase, producing the protein MDIERFRSNIRAVRDRIAPSALMIVLKDDAYGHGLRWAVEAARGMGVDWYGAYDVRSGVEARRVLGDTGRIFAWATSTDDEVDEALRARIDLGVGSAEYLSRITALAARRGLRARIHLKIDTGLHRNGLLPAEWERTIAEVRAGEAAGHLELVGIWSHLAEASDDEDDEAQTLFLDAVRVAEQSGATPEALHLTASAASWWRPELRGSVSRIGAFCYGVRSADGPDLAGVAPVAELTATVVDIVDGDAVVGIGAFDGIPSTLAGARVGTLAGARELLRIDAVTSVVEGWPGMRIGDSVWMFGAGDHGESSATTLAERIDTVGEEILTRLTARIRRVSTP